In a single window of the Arthrobacter sp. StoSoilA2 genome:
- a CDS encoding helix-turn-helix domain-containing protein, whose translation MSALLDRTEKTVVTTTKQESEQARQLTERLRSTANRKSVRFAVEDTSGESAQVPPELAALLRKVVEVIGRGGTVTIGTLPKELTTTTAAKMLGVSRPTLMQLVRNNELPSHKVGSHTRILAEDVQKYVEARAKVRRQGLDELRAFEDELDLED comes from the coding sequence ATGTCCGCCTTATTGGATCGGACCGAGAAAACCGTCGTAACCACGACTAAGCAGGAGAGCGAACAAGCGCGCCAGCTCACCGAAAGATTACGTTCTACCGCAAACCGGAAGTCAGTCAGATTTGCCGTAGAGGATACCTCGGGCGAGTCCGCACAGGTACCGCCGGAGCTTGCTGCTCTCCTTCGTAAGGTTGTCGAGGTGATCGGACGCGGTGGCACAGTAACCATCGGGACCCTGCCCAAGGAACTGACGACTACTACAGCCGCAAAGATGCTCGGCGTCTCGCGCCCCACGCTCATGCAGCTTGTGCGTAACAACGAATTGCCCTCCCACAAGGTTGGTTCGCATACGCGCATTCTCGCTGAGGATGTTCAGAAATACGTAGAAGCCAGGGCTAAAGTGCGCAGGCAAGGCCTTGATGAGCTTCGAGCATTCGAGGACGAGCTTGACCTGGAGGACTAA
- a CDS encoding ROK family protein, which produces MTTDSTLRFGAQTDEVTSLLRIVNLVRTGEATTRPEIGRVTGLGRGVVTQRVDQAIQMGFLGDGEFGASSGGRAPRTLRFRSEQGRIIVCALGALHIRVGYAELDGDIIDQRHREWDIARGPAETLKAAMELLDDLLGSAVELPVWSVVVGVPGPVDFESGQPVAPPIMPGWNGSDIRTPFEERFDAPVWVDNDVNLLALGERARRRDAYADLIYCKIGSGIGAGLLSQGRIHRGANGAAGDIGHVRVPDSDALCRCGKVGCLEAVAGGWALIRDAELAIKEGATGPLATSVEKGQPLSPEGIALAAISGDALAVRLLQRSARVVGESIAALVNMFNPGIIVIGGAMASAGEVYLAEVRQRVYELSLPLATRDLRILLSVNDEREPLRGGAELAREQLFEATFPRWFAQGKPGPIKTLTLS; this is translated from the coding sequence ATGACCACAGATTCCACACTCCGGTTCGGTGCGCAGACAGACGAAGTCACGAGCTTGCTCCGCATCGTCAACCTTGTGCGCACGGGGGAAGCAACAACCCGTCCCGAAATTGGCCGCGTTACCGGCCTGGGCCGGGGCGTGGTGACGCAACGGGTGGACCAGGCGATCCAGATGGGCTTCCTCGGGGACGGCGAGTTCGGCGCTTCGTCGGGAGGCCGCGCACCCAGGACGCTCCGCTTCCGCTCAGAGCAAGGACGGATCATCGTGTGCGCCCTCGGCGCCCTGCACATCAGGGTGGGCTACGCGGAGCTGGACGGAGACATCATCGACCAGAGGCACCGCGAGTGGGACATTGCACGCGGACCGGCGGAGACCTTGAAGGCCGCCATGGAGCTCCTGGATGACCTCCTTGGAAGCGCCGTGGAACTGCCTGTCTGGTCTGTGGTTGTGGGCGTTCCCGGCCCCGTTGACTTCGAGAGCGGACAGCCGGTGGCGCCGCCGATCATGCCCGGCTGGAACGGTTCGGACATCCGCACCCCCTTCGAGGAACGCTTTGACGCTCCGGTCTGGGTGGACAACGACGTCAACCTGCTCGCCCTGGGTGAACGGGCGCGCAGGCGCGACGCATACGCCGACCTCATCTACTGCAAGATCGGATCGGGCATCGGCGCCGGACTGCTATCGCAGGGACGCATTCACCGGGGCGCCAACGGTGCGGCCGGCGACATCGGGCATGTTCGTGTGCCGGACTCGGACGCACTCTGCCGGTGCGGAAAGGTCGGCTGTCTGGAAGCCGTCGCCGGAGGCTGGGCATTGATCCGTGATGCGGAACTTGCCATCAAGGAAGGCGCCACGGGCCCACTTGCCACATCCGTCGAGAAGGGGCAGCCCCTCTCGCCCGAGGGCATCGCACTGGCGGCCATCAGCGGTGATGCGCTGGCAGTGCGCCTGCTTCAGCGCTCGGCACGGGTTGTGGGTGAATCAATCGCAGCCCTGGTCAACATGTTCAACCCAGGGATCATTGTGATCGGCGGGGCCATGGCATCCGCCGGCGAGGTGTACCTCGCTGAAGTGCGGCAACGCGTTTACGAACTGTCCCTGCCACTGGCCACCAGGGACCTGCGGATCCTTCTGTCCGTGAACGACGAACGCGAACCCCTGCGGGGCGGCGCTGAGCTGGCGCGCGAACAACTCTTTGAGGCCACGTTCCCGCGCTGGTTTGCCCAAGGCAAGCCAGGCCCGATCAAAACCCTGACGTTGAGCTAG
- a CDS encoding restriction endonuclease subunit R, whose product METLLPSGWTMAASAFNWTPEIIASERTSAEIVTGIAKAGIATVVELEPGLLWRTFPAPQDQEVGAFRSAMEAAGGSVSIVGCSLDDYLTTTARRTTAQRLEFLVPQLKAAQRVGATGVRLPIGQAGPELLKLVQPLLHDLDLVLFEEIQGQQHPRNPQVLRALDHISSLDDDRIRVLVDISMLMPALPVTYLEELAKAGVAADLLARLETDWKDPATHDAVVTALRSDVVPPAIHTLFMNLVIRFGRSDASELKGILPLVGAFHLKFWDLQDTDGRVSRPLQQLGRLLGEEGFAGTLTSEWGGHEWLQDDPTVMTRRHLELAKDALGTGAAAATANAALTANRDLMTSLNTLAES is encoded by the coding sequence ATGGAAACCCTCTTACCTTCGGGATGGACGATGGCTGCCAGCGCCTTCAACTGGACGCCGGAAATCATCGCATCCGAAAGGACCAGCGCCGAGATCGTCACCGGCATTGCCAAAGCAGGGATCGCCACAGTTGTGGAACTGGAACCCGGGCTGTTGTGGCGGACGTTTCCTGCCCCACAGGACCAGGAAGTCGGCGCCTTCCGCAGCGCCATGGAGGCAGCGGGTGGCAGCGTGAGCATCGTCGGCTGCAGTCTTGATGACTACTTGACGACGACGGCACGCCGCACCACCGCCCAGCGGCTGGAGTTCCTGGTACCGCAACTCAAAGCCGCCCAGCGCGTGGGGGCAACAGGGGTCCGGCTTCCGATCGGACAGGCCGGACCGGAGCTGCTCAAACTGGTCCAACCACTGCTGCACGACCTCGATCTTGTTCTCTTCGAGGAAATCCAAGGCCAACAGCACCCGCGGAATCCCCAGGTGCTGCGTGCCTTGGACCACATCTCGTCCCTGGACGACGATCGGATCCGGGTCCTGGTGGACATCAGCATGTTGATGCCTGCGCTCCCGGTGACCTATCTAGAGGAACTGGCAAAGGCCGGTGTGGCAGCGGACCTACTTGCACGGCTGGAGACCGATTGGAAAGACCCGGCGACCCACGACGCCGTCGTTACGGCACTGCGCTCAGATGTGGTTCCACCCGCGATCCACACTCTCTTCATGAACCTGGTGATCCGTTTTGGACGCAGTGACGCATCGGAACTCAAGGGAATCCTGCCGCTCGTAGGCGCGTTCCACCTGAAATTCTGGGACCTCCAGGATACTGACGGGCGGGTGTCCCGGCCGCTTCAGCAACTCGGCCGGCTCCTGGGTGAGGAAGGCTTTGCGGGCACGCTCACCAGCGAATGGGGAGGTCACGAATGGCTCCAGGACGATCCCACGGTCATGACCAGACGGCATCTGGAGCTTGCCAAGGACGCCTTGGGCACAGGCGCGGCCGCCGCGACCGCGAACGCCGCCCTGACTGCGAACCGCGATCTCATGACCAGCCTCAATACACTGGCCGAATCCTGA
- a CDS encoding Gfo/Idh/MocA family oxidoreductase: MTWKVGFLGAGPGVAALHLPTLGRLDDKFRVAHVADAGSGRARTLAEPLHASWSAGDGELLADPDVEVVAICSPPAEHQRQIMAAVGAGKKAIFCEKPLATTKEAAEGVVAACRAAGTVLMVGTNHAYDPGWLLARHLLEEEQEGPESIAVTLALPPNGRYHQLVSENGSAQAQTQAHAQAQAPARERPDTADPGVAAHIVKQLLTGLAVHDLPAVRHFAPDIEAVQYARFVPPIGFAVGYKANGVNVQLALTMLPAGPDVLWRVTFSSPEQRLDLEYPPPFVHAGSGRVSVARADGSRTEYPSVKQDGYEAEWLHFVHLLERTIAVDYDQILADALYPLGLADAVFAAMTTGDVQ, encoded by the coding sequence ATGACATGGAAAGTGGGTTTCCTGGGCGCCGGGCCTGGCGTCGCGGCCCTTCATCTTCCAACGTTGGGCCGTTTGGACGATAAATTCCGGGTGGCTCACGTTGCGGATGCCGGCAGCGGGCGTGCACGAACACTGGCTGAACCCCTGCATGCCAGCTGGTCAGCCGGGGACGGGGAGCTGCTGGCCGACCCGGACGTCGAGGTTGTGGCTATCTGCAGTCCACCGGCGGAACATCAACGCCAGATCATGGCGGCGGTTGGGGCAGGCAAGAAAGCCATCTTCTGCGAAAAGCCTTTGGCCACCACCAAGGAGGCGGCGGAAGGTGTTGTGGCTGCCTGCCGCGCCGCCGGCACCGTCTTGATGGTCGGAACCAATCACGCCTACGATCCCGGGTGGCTGCTGGCACGTCACCTGCTTGAGGAGGAGCAGGAGGGGCCTGAGTCCATTGCAGTCACGCTGGCACTGCCGCCGAACGGCCGCTACCATCAGCTGGTCTCGGAGAATGGCTCCGCCCAGGCCCAGACGCAGGCCCATGCCCAGGCCCAGGCCCCGGCCCGGGAGCGGCCCGACACCGCAGATCCTGGCGTTGCCGCCCACATCGTGAAGCAGCTGCTGACCGGTCTTGCCGTCCACGACCTTCCTGCGGTCCGGCATTTCGCGCCGGATATAGAGGCCGTCCAGTACGCCCGGTTCGTTCCGCCGATCGGATTCGCGGTGGGGTACAAGGCAAACGGCGTCAACGTCCAGTTGGCTCTGACCATGCTGCCCGCGGGCCCGGATGTCCTCTGGAGGGTGACGTTTTCCTCGCCGGAGCAGCGGTTGGATCTTGAGTACCCGCCTCCTTTCGTCCATGCAGGCAGCGGCCGTGTCAGTGTGGCGCGGGCCGATGGGTCCAGGACGGAGTATCCGTCAGTGAAGCAGGATGGCTATGAGGCGGAGTGGCTGCACTTCGTGCACCTCCTCGAACGCACCATTGCTGTGGACTACGACCAGATCCTGGCAGATGCCCTGTACCCGCTGGGGCTGGCCGATGCGGTCTTCGCCGCGATGACCACAGGAGACGTGCAGTGA
- a CDS encoding ThuA domain-containing protein, protein MPATIKTLIITGMTDVHHDWRQITPALKAALEETGRFEVRVTEEFRGATAGTLKPYDLVVLNYYGRHDPWRDVPEERFGQAAEQALFDFVAGGKGLIAYHPTLAGGVGWDPEYERLLGGVMREDTSRRAPNNDFLIHTAEAHPITEGWPSEFPHYNDDLYVGLKWPEGVRKTILLKGWDNPLRYTQVPAQWRSMPGMGDEHPVAWAVEYGAGRSVSIGIGHNVQAMSHPAFRALFPRSAEWAATGEVTVPTPEDLGQAVEGGDWWPTTLEPMVRKMFTEWVEAGEPATQK, encoded by the coding sequence ATGCCCGCAACCATTAAGACGCTGATCATTACCGGCATGACCGATGTCCACCACGACTGGCGTCAGATCACCCCGGCGCTCAAGGCGGCATTGGAAGAAACCGGCCGTTTCGAGGTGCGTGTCACCGAAGAATTCCGCGGAGCAACAGCCGGCACCCTCAAGCCCTACGACCTCGTCGTGCTGAACTACTACGGCCGCCATGATCCTTGGCGCGACGTGCCGGAGGAGCGGTTCGGCCAGGCGGCAGAACAAGCCCTGTTCGATTTCGTGGCTGGCGGCAAAGGCCTCATTGCCTACCATCCGACGCTGGCCGGCGGGGTGGGCTGGGATCCCGAGTATGAACGCCTTCTGGGCGGTGTGATGCGCGAGGATACCTCGCGCCGGGCACCCAACAACGATTTTCTTATCCACACCGCAGAAGCGCACCCCATCACGGAAGGGTGGCCCAGCGAGTTCCCGCATTACAACGACGACCTTTACGTGGGACTTAAATGGCCCGAAGGCGTCAGGAAGACCATCCTGCTCAAGGGCTGGGACAACCCATTGCGCTACACGCAGGTGCCCGCGCAGTGGCGGAGCATGCCGGGCATGGGCGACGAGCATCCGGTGGCGTGGGCCGTGGAATACGGTGCGGGCCGCTCCGTCTCCATAGGTATCGGCCACAATGTACAGGCGATGAGCCACCCCGCCTTCCGAGCACTCTTCCCACGCAGCGCGGAGTGGGCGGCCACAGGCGAAGTCACTGTTCCAACCCCCGAGGACCTGGGACAAGCTGTGGAGGGCGGGGATTGGTGGCCCACAACGTTGGAACCCATGGTCCGCAAGATGTTCACGGAGTGGGTGGAGGCCGGAGAGCCTGCAACGCAGAAGTGA
- a CDS encoding PIN domain-containing protein — MSPAVTIVLLDANILYSRTLRDWIALLQIEAPGLFSVSWTEDIMAETLYNLRKKHPLWADEQIGGMRRRLEKTFTGGQIAGYEIDATLHYPDVCDAHVHAAAVHGAVDIVVTANAKDFPDSDDLPYEIYHPDDFLVLVDDGAPTAVRSVTEQQLVYFHGRASAGDGVDLPHRLKNADAPEFATRVRKHLQRIDMSILSASDAGEDLVKAQGR; from the coding sequence ATGAGCCCGGCGGTCACCATCGTCCTTCTGGACGCCAACATCCTCTACTCCAGAACCCTCCGTGATTGGATAGCCCTTCTTCAGATTGAAGCACCCGGCCTCTTCAGCGTGTCTTGGACGGAGGACATCATGGCTGAGACTCTCTACAACCTTCGTAAGAAGCATCCTTTATGGGCTGATGAGCAGATTGGCGGCATGCGCCGTCGGCTGGAGAAGACTTTCACCGGTGGGCAGATCGCCGGTTATGAGATCGACGCCACCTTGCACTATCCCGATGTTTGCGATGCCCACGTTCACGCAGCCGCCGTTCACGGTGCGGTCGATATTGTTGTCACTGCCAACGCAAAAGACTTTCCGGACAGCGACGATCTTCCATATGAGATCTACCATCCCGACGATTTCTTGGTCCTGGTAGATGACGGAGCGCCTACCGCCGTTCGATCAGTGACCGAGCAGCAGCTTGTCTACTTCCATGGAAGAGCTTCTGCTGGTGATGGTGTGGATCTGCCACATCGGCTCAAAAATGCTGATGCGCCGGAGTTTGCCACCCGCGTCCGGAAACATTTGCAGCGTATAGACATGAGCATTCTGAGTGCGTCGGATGCTGGTGAGGACTTAGTCAAAGCCCAAGGTCGCTAG